The following coding sequences are from one Veillonellales bacterium window:
- the cas4 gene encoding CRISPR-associated protein Cas4 translates to MAIYSEDDFLMLSGIQHMAFCERQWALIHIEQVWSENVRTVEGKHLHERTDDPFEDESRKTLRVVRAMPLVSHTLGLRGIADVVEFYQSKEYEAGKVCRLEDRTGWWRPAPVEYKRGRPKRDDRDAVQLCAQAMALEEMMQVSVVSGFLFYGQTKHRESIAIDATLRQHTVALTQRMHQLFREGITPKAKKGKHCSQCSLVEQCQPYWMTQHRSVEAYLARMCCVEEEDR, encoded by the coding sequence ATGGCTATTTATTCAGAAGACGATTTCCTCATGCTCTCCGGCATTCAGCACATGGCCTTCTGCGAACGGCAGTGGGCGCTGATTCATATCGAACAGGTTTGGTCGGAGAATGTCCGGACGGTAGAAGGTAAGCATTTGCACGAACGTACGGATGATCCCTTTGAGGATGAAAGCAGGAAAACACTCCGCGTGGTCAGGGCGATGCCCTTGGTCTCTCACACTCTTGGGTTGCGGGGCATCGCGGATGTTGTGGAGTTTTATCAAAGTAAGGAGTATGAAGCAGGCAAAGTGTGCCGGTTGGAAGACCGTACCGGATGGTGGCGACCGGCTCCTGTAGAATACAAGCGGGGACGTCCGAAGCGAGATGATCGGGATGCGGTACAGTTGTGTGCGCAGGCTATGGCGCTGGAAGAGATGATGCAGGTATCCGTTGTTTCAGGGTTCCTCTTTTATGGACAAACTAAGCATCGGGAATCAATAGCCATAGACGCAACTCTTCGCCAGCATACAGTCGCTCTTACCCAACGGATGCATCAATTATTCCGGGAAGGAATAACACCAAAAGCAAAAAAAGGAAAGCATTGCTCCCAATGCTCGCTGGTTGAGCAATGTCAGCCGTACTGGATGACGCAGCACCGTTCAGTGGAAGCTTATTTAGCACGGATGTGCTGTGTAGAGGAGGAGGATCGTTGA